The DNA sequence ACCATCCATGCAGGTGATGCCAAATTCGGTTTCCACACCCATGATCCGGCGCGTCAGGGCACCGGTCTCTGGGTGCTGCTGGACTTCCTGGGTGGGGGTCTCATCCATGCTCAAGGGATCTACTCGCCGCCCTTTTGCACATAGGAACGGACAAATTCCTCGGCGTTGTTTTCCAAGAGACCATCGATCTCATCGAGCAGATCATCCACACCTTCAGTATTGACCTGAACCTGTCCTGCGGACTGGACCTCATCATCATGATCGTCCTCGCGTCCGCCACCGGCGGAGATCTGCGTCTGCTTACCACTCACAAAATCACACTCCTGATCTGGATTGCCCTGGGATTGACCCGGCTTCTTAGGCCTACTTTAGTTCCCCTGCAACACTACCCAACGTTAGGTACCTCACTTCTCATATGTCTTGATGGCTTTGAGCACCTCATCCACCGTGGTGGCGGAATCAAGGATTTCTCCCACCTCCGCCCGGGTAAGCCTGCCCAGCTCGGTGGTGAGAATGCGGACCTCACTGCCGGTGGCATCGGTGACAATGAGGGATTCCCAATTCGCCGCGATGATGTCCTCGGGGAACTGCTTGATCATCCGGCCCCGGAAATAGGCGCGGGAATCCTCCGGAGGCGTGGCTGCGGCGTGGGCGATCTCTGCGGCGGTGACATATTCACGCATCCGACCCTTTCGCGCCAGCGCGTGGTGGAGGCTGCGCGCCGGGTCGATATCGGTGTATTGCAAGTCCAGCAACTTGATCTTGGCATCGTCGATGGCCAGTCCGCGGGCGAGGAAGGACTTGATCAGGGCCCATTTGGCAGTCCAGTCCAGAAGGTGGGAAGTTTTGAGTGGATCATTTGCCAGAAGATCCATGACCTCCTCCCACAGCGCCAGGACCTTGAGGTCGACCTCGGTGAGCTGGTTTTCCAGGGTGGCGAGCACCCGCTCGCGGTAGACCCGTAGCACCTCGAGCGCGGTGAGCTGGCGGGCGTCGGCAAGCATCAGTTGGTGGGTGAGCGTGAGGTCATGGGAGATGGCGGCGACCTCGCGCACCGGATCTTTCAGTTTCAGGTCGCTGAAATCGCAGCCGGCTTCGATGGCATCAAGAACAAGCGTGGTCATGCCGAATTTCAGCAGGTTGGAGGTCTGCGACATGTTGGCATCACCGATGATGACGTGGAGACGGCCCCAGTCATCAGCGTTGGTGTGCGGCTCATCGCGGGTATTGATGATGCCGCGGTTGAGGGTGGTCTCCAGAGAGATCTCCTGCTCGATATAGTCGGCGCGCTGACTGATCTGGAACCCAGGCTTCTCGCCCTGCTGGCCCAGTCCGACGCGACCGGCGCCGATGATGACCTGGCGGGTGACAAAGAACGGGATGAGCGCCTGGGAGATCACATCGAAATCAATATCACGCCGGTAGCGATAGTTCTCGTGCGCACCGTAACTGGCACCCTTACCGTCCACATTGTTTTTGTAGATCTTCAGAGGCGGGCAGGGGTCATGGCCGTCGAGGACAGATTTGCCCTGGCTGGAAAATGCTGCGGTATCGGCAATGGCTTGCATGAGGATGTGATCACCGGCGGCGTCATAGACCATGGCGTCCCAGGCGTTGGTGACCTCAGGGGAGGAATACTCCGGGTGGGCATGATCGACATAGAACCGTGCACCGTTGGTAATGAACACATTGGCCACCCCAATGGTATGGGGATCCACCACCGGGGCCTGATGATAACGCCGTAGATCAAATCCGCGACTATCACGCAGGGGCGACTCATCGGAGAAATCCCACCGCACGCGGTGCTCACCGAAACCCCGCGCGCTGGCGTAGGACACCACCGCATGGGTGGAGGTGACGATCGGGCTCACATGGTCGTGGCCGGGGGTTGAAATGCCGTATTCGGTCTCAGTACCGATGAACCGTTCCATGACAGACAGCTTATCGTCCCTCGGCCTATCCCCCAGGATCTCATGGCTTCTTTCATCACATTCATGTCGAGTCTGATCGCGAGCCTCCCCCGATGAAACGCATGACCTGCTACCACTGCTCCAGGGTATCCCTGCGGGGACGTGGTTCATTCTCAGGCCAAAAATCTAACCTGATCTGAGAAGGCAATGACTCCCAACTGCGTCCTGAGCTTAGATATTCACGAATTCCAACACTATCCGGATGGCCGAAACCTGCGTATTCCCGCCAGCCTTTAACACGAGAATATCCACGTACACGATATTTCCCAGGAGCTAATTCCCAGGAATATAGCTGCTCGTCGGGAAAGAAAAATGCATCGCGCCCACTTAGTGATTCGAGGCCAAAAAGGCTGGTTCAGTGCCGAGGAATTCAACAGAAATTTCAGTAAACCACTGCCATTTATCCATATCGATGGGCTCAGGTTCCTCATCAAAGACCGTAATTCTCATCCCCACTACTTCGTCGATAACCGGAGTTCGAAGTAATAGTGTTGAAATACCTGAAAACAACACAGCCAATTGCAGTTCTTGCGCAGGCATCCAATTGTCATAATCAAAATCTTGCAGGGTTTGGGACCCATATAACTCAGGAT is a window from the Corynebacterium faecale genome containing:
- the dop gene encoding depupylase/deamidase Dop, encoding MERFIGTETEYGISTPGHDHVSPIVTSTHAVVSYASARGFGEHRVRWDFSDESPLRDSRGFDLRRYHQAPVVDPHTIGVANVFITNGARFYVDHAHPEYSSPEVTNAWDAMVYDAAGDHILMQAIADTAAFSSQGKSVLDGHDPCPPLKIYKNNVDGKGASYGAHENYRYRRDIDFDVISQALIPFFVTRQVIIGAGRVGLGQQGEKPGFQISQRADYIEQEISLETTLNRGIINTRDEPHTNADDWGRLHVIIGDANMSQTSNLLKFGMTTLVLDAIEAGCDFSDLKLKDPVREVAAISHDLTLTHQLMLADARQLTALEVLRVYRERVLATLENQLTEVDLKVLALWEEVMDLLANDPLKTSHLLDWTAKWALIKSFLARGLAIDDAKIKLLDLQYTDIDPARSLHHALARKGRMREYVTAAEIAHAAATPPEDSRAYFRGRMIKQFPEDIIAANWESLIVTDATGSEVRILTTELGRLTRAEVGEILDSATTVDEVLKAIKTYEK
- a CDS encoding ubiquitin-like protein Pup, which encodes MSGKQTQISAGGGREDDHDDEVQSAGQVQVNTEGVDDLLDEIDGLLENNAEEFVRSYVQKGGE